The sequence below is a genomic window from Variovorax paradoxus B4.
CCGCCTTGGGCTTGCCGCCGGCCTGCAGCCAGGCGTGGCAGCTGCCGATGGTGGGATGGCCGGCAAAGGGCAGTTCGCCGCCGGGCGTGAAGATGCGCACGCGGTAGTCGGCCGAGGGCTGCGTCGGGGGCAGCAGGAAGGTGGTTTCCGAAAGATTGGTCCACTGCGCGAAGCGCTGCATCTCGGCGTCGTCGAGGCCGCCGCCGTCGAGCACCACGGCGAGCGGATTGCCGAGGTAGGGCGTGGCGGTGAAGACGTCGACTTGTTTGAACGGGCGGGGTTTCATGCTTTTCATTCGAGCGGGAGATCGAGCACGCCGCGCGTGCCCGGACGGGAGATCAGTTCACCGTACCAGCGTTCGAGGTTCGGCCAGCTGGGGCGCTGGTATTCGGCCGGCGGCAGGCCGAACCAGCGGTGCGCTTCGCAGCCGATGGGAATGTCGGCCATGGTGAAGCGGTCGCCGGCCATGAAGGGCTGCCGGGCCAGGTGCGCGTCGAGCATCGCGAACAGCGCCTCGCTCGTATGGACGGAGGCCGCGATCAGGGCGGGTTCGCGCTCGGCCGGCAGCGTGCGCACCCATTGCACGAAGGCATCGCGGCTCGCCCGGTTGAGCGTGGTCTGCTGCCAGTCCATCCAGCGTTCGGCATCGAAGCGCGCGGGCAGCTCGCTCGGGTAGAACTTGCCGTGCGAATGCCTGGCGCAGAGATAGCGCACGATCACGTTCGATTCCCAGAGCGTGACGCGATCGCTGCCTTCGCCGTCGTCGATGGTGGGCACCATCGCGTTCGGGTTGAGTGCCAGGTACTCGGGCGTCTGCACCACGCCGAACCGGCCGCCGGCCTCGGTGCGTTGAAAGTCGAGCCCGAGTTCCTGCGCGCACCAGACGACTTTGCGCACGTTGATCGAACTGATGCGGCCCCAGATATTGAGCATGGTGTTCAGCTTCCTTGGACAGGTGTGGCGGACAGGGCGGATGGCACGGCGGGACGGTCGAGCAGCAGCAGGCGGATCGCCAGGCCGACCATCACCAGGGCCAGCAGGCCGCGCTGGAACTTTTCAGCCCCCGGACGGCGCTGCAGCCAGCGGCCGACCTGCCCGCTGCAGGCGCCGAGCAGCGTGTTGAACGCGAGCGCGGCTGCCGACAGCATGACGCCGAGCTGCACCAGTTGCAAGGGCACGCTGCCGCGCGCCGGCTCGACGAACTGCGGCAGGAACACCATGAAGAACAGCAGCGCCTTCGGATTGACGAGGTTGTTCAGGAAGGCCATGCGCACGATGCGCGCGAAGGCGGACGGCTGCGCACGCGCGCCCGTGGGGAGGCCGCCGCTGCTGCGGAGGGCCTGCACCGCGAGCCACAGCAGGTACAGCGCGCCCGCGTAGCGCAGCAGGTCGAACGAGGGCGGCCAGGCCGCCACCAGCGCCGTGACGCCGGTGGCGGCGAAGAGCGTGTGCACCAGGTCGGCCGACGAGATGCCGAGCGCCGCCGCGAAGCCGCCGCGCGGGCCGTGGGCCACGCCGTGCGAGAGCACGAAGGCCATGTTCGGCCCCGGCGACAGGAACAGCGCGAGAACGGCCAGCAGGAAGAGCGCGAGCGTGGCGAGGCTGATCATGAGGCGTCCTGCGGCGCTTCCTTCAGGCAGCGTCGGCCGTGGCTGCGGGAACCGAGGGGAGATAGGGCGCGATGTTGCGCAGGGCGCGCGCCACGTAGTCTTCCTTCTCGCCCACCGGCGCAACGTAGTGCAGCGCGCTCTTCGCGGCCTCGATGCCTTCGCTGCGCGCGATGAGCCAGGCCGCGAGGTAGGGCGCCGACAGGCAGCCGCCGGCCGTCGCCACGTTGCCCTTGGCGAAGAAGGGCTGGTTGAGCACCTCGATGCCGGCCTCCTGCACCCAGGGCTTGGTCGTGAGGTCGGTGCAGGCCGGCACCGCGCCCAGGAGGCCCAGCTTGGCGAGCAGCAGCGTGCCCGAGCACTGCGCGCCGATCAGCTGCCGCTTCGCATCGAGGCGGCGCAGCGCGCCCATGATGGCCGGATCGGCCGCGATCTCGCGGGTGCGGATGCCGCTGCCGACGAGCACCGCGCCGGCCTCGGCGGCCGCCTCGAGCGTGGAGCTCGCATGCACGGTGACGCCGTTCATCGAGGTGACCGTGGCGCTGGGCGCGGCCAGCGTCACGCGCCAGCCCGGCTTCTTGATGCGGTTGAGCACCCCGAGCGCGATCAGCGAATCGAGTTCGTTGAATCCGTCGAAAGTCAGGATGGCGATGTGCATCGTGGTCTGCCTCGTGTTGCGGCTCAGACGGGTTCGGGCGCGAGCCTGCGTTCGCCCAGCAGCGCCAGTTCCTCGCGCAGCGTCAGGGCCAGCGCGGCGATGGCGGTGTCGATTTCCTCGACGCTGGCCGTCACGAACGACAGCCGCAGCGTGCGCGGATCGCCCTGGTCCGCATAGAAGGGCGCGCCCGGCACGAAGGCCACGTTGCGCTCCACCGCCTTGGGCAAGAGCGCCACCGTGTCGATGCCCTCGGGCAGGCGCGCCCACAGGAACATGCCGCCCTTGGGCGCGTTGAACTTCACGTCCAGCCCGGCCATCTCGCGCGTGAGCGCAGCCATCATCGCGTCGCGCTGGCGCTTGTAGAGCGCGCGGATGGTCGGCACGTGGCGCTCGAGGAAGTTGTCCTTCATCACGGCCGAGACCATGCGCTGCGTGAAGATCGGCGTGTGCAGGTCGACCGCCTGCTTGGCCTGCAGCAGCTTCGGAAAGATGGCCTTCGGCGCAACCAGGAAGCCCAGGCGCAGGCCCGGTGCGAGCACCTTCGAGAACGAACCCAGGTAGATGCAGCCTTCGGGGTTGCGCGCGGTCAGCGGCAGCGGCGGGGCTTCGTCGAACCACAGTTCGCCGTAGGGGTTGTCCTCGACGATCGGCAGGCCGGCGGCGGCCGCGGCGGCCGACACCGCCGCGCGCCGCGCCTCGGTCATGGTGCGGCCGGTGGGGTTCTGGAAATTGGGCAGCAGGTAGACGAAGCGCGCGGCGTCTTCCGAAGCGCGCCCGCCGGTCGCGCGTGCCTTGGCCACCAGGTCTTCGACGATCACGCCTTCGTCGTCGCTCGCCACGCTCACCGGGTTCGGCTCCATCGGGCCGAAGGCCTGCAGCGCGCCCAGGTAGGTGGGCGTTTCGACCAGCACCTTGCTGCCCGGATCGATGAGCACCTTGGCCACCAGGTCGAGGCCCTGCTGCGAGCCGGTGGTGATGAGCACCTGCGCGGGATCGACGTTCCACGGCAGCATGTCGGCCACGGCCTGGCGCAGCGGCGCATAGCCTTCGCTCGCGGCGTATTGCAGCGCCGCCTGGCCGTCGTTGTGCAGCACCTCGGCGCAGGCGTCGGCAAAGGCCTGGATCGGGAAGGTC
It includes:
- a CDS encoding PLP-dependent aminotransferase family protein, yielding MNWKLAARAAKMNPSVLREILKVTERPGIISLAGGLPSPKTFPIQAFADACAEVLHNDGQAALQYAASEGYAPLRQAVADMLPWNVDPAQVLITTGSQQGLDLVAKVLIDPGSKVLVETPTYLGALQAFGPMEPNPVSVASDDEGVIVEDLVAKARATGGRASEDAARFVYLLPNFQNPTGRTMTEARRAAVSAAAAAAGLPIVEDNPYGELWFDEAPPLPLTARNPEGCIYLGSFSKVLAPGLRLGFLVAPKAIFPKLLQAKQAVDLHTPIFTQRMVSAVMKDNFLERHVPTIRALYKRQRDAMMAALTREMAGLDVKFNAPKGGMFLWARLPEGIDTVALLPKAVERNVAFVPGAPFYADQGDPRTLRLSFVTASVEEIDTAIAALALTLREELALLGERRLAPEPV
- a CDS encoding DJ-1/PfpI family protein is translated as MHIAILTFDGFNELDSLIALGVLNRIKKPGWRVTLAAPSATVTSMNGVTVHASSTLEAAAEAGAVLVGSGIRTREIAADPAIMGALRRLDAKRQLIGAQCSGTLLLAKLGLLGAVPACTDLTTKPWVQEAGIEVLNQPFFAKGNVATAGGCLSAPYLAAWLIARSEGIEAAKSALHYVAPVGEKEDYVARALRNIAPYLPSVPAATADAA
- a CDS encoding LysE family translocator, translated to MISLATLALFLLAVLALFLSPGPNMAFVLSHGVAHGPRGGFAAALGISSADLVHTLFAATGVTALVAAWPPSFDLLRYAGALYLLWLAVQALRSSGGLPTGARAQPSAFARIVRMAFLNNLVNPKALLFFMVFLPQFVEPARGSVPLQLVQLGVMLSAAALAFNTLLGACSGQVGRWLQRRPGAEKFQRGLLALVMVGLAIRLLLLDRPAVPSALSATPVQGS
- a CDS encoding glutathione S-transferase family protein encodes the protein MLNIWGRISSINVRKVVWCAQELGLDFQRTEAGGRFGVVQTPEYLALNPNAMVPTIDDGEGSDRVTLWESNVIVRYLCARHSHGKFYPSELPARFDAERWMDWQQTTLNRASRDAFVQWVRTLPAEREPALIAASVHTSEALFAMLDAHLARQPFMAGDRFTMADIPIGCEAHRWFGLPPAEYQRPSWPNLERWYGELISRPGTRGVLDLPLE